One segment of Tenrec ecaudatus isolate mTenEca1 chromosome 1, mTenEca1.hap1, whole genome shotgun sequence DNA contains the following:
- the LOC142438453 gene encoding olfactory receptor 10J4-like, translating to MSFKSSFRPRPSSIPKPNSTAVTEFVFEGFSSFGWQHRLIFFVVFLTLYLLTLSGNVIIVTIIRLDRHLHTPMYFFLSMLSVSETCYTVAIIPRMLFGLLSPYQGISIPGCATQLFFYLTFGINNCFLLTAMGYDRYVAICNPLRYSVIMGKKSCAFLASGSLGIGLGMAITQVTSVFGLPYCDAFVISHFFCDVHPLLKLACTDTADNEIITFVVCFCVLILPMGLVFISYVLIISTILKIASAEGRKKAFATCASHLTVVIIHYGCASIIYFKPKSQSSLEKDRLISVTYTVITPLLNPVVYTLRNKEVKDALQRAIGRKPLPS from the exons ATGAGTTTCAAAAG CTCTTTCAGACCCAGACCTTCCTcaattccaaaaccaaactccactGCTGTGACTGAGTTCGTCTTTGAAGGTTTCTCCAGCTTTGGGTGGCAGCACAGGCTTATATTCTTTGTTGTCTTTCTGACATTGTACCTACTGACTCTCTCTGGCAATGTCATCATTGTGACCATCATTCGCCTAGATCGTCACCTTCACACTCCCATGTACTTTTTCTTGAGCATGCTGTCCGTCTCTGAGACCTGCTACACAGTGGCCATCATTCCAAGAATGCTGTTTGGCCTCCTGAGTCCATACCAGGGTATTTCCATCCCAGGCTGTGCCACACAGCTCTTCTTCTATCTCACTTTTGGCATCAACAACTGCTTCCTGCTCACAGCCATGggctatgaccgctatgtggccatctgcaacCCTCTCCGTTATTCTGTCATTATGGGTAAGAAGTCCTGTGCTTTTCTGGCATCTGGATCCTTGGGAATTGGGTTGGGTATGGCCATCACTCAGGTGACATCTGTGTTTGGCCTGCCCTACTGTGATGCCTTTGTCATTTCTCATTTCTTCTGCGATGTTCACCCCCTCTTGAAGCTGGCCTGTACAGATACCGCTGACAATGAGATCATTACTTTTGTGGTTTGTTTCTGTGTTCTTATTCTACCAATGGGCCTGGTCTTTATCTCATATGTCCTCATCATCTCTACTATCCTTAAGATTGCTTCAGCTGAGGGCAGAAAGAAGGCCTTCGCCACCTGTGCCTCCCACCTCACAGTGGTCATCATCCACTATGGATGTGCCTCCATCATCTACTTCAAGCCCAAATCTCAgagttccctggagaaggacagactCATCTCAGTGACGTACACAGTCATCACGCCCCTGTTGAACCCCGTCGTGTACACACTGAGGAACAAGGAAGTCAAAGATGCTCTACAAAGAGCTATAGGGCGGAAGCCCCTACCCTCTTAA